One stretch of Nitratiruptor tergarcus DSM 16512 DNA includes these proteins:
- a CDS encoding 23S rRNA (pseudouridine(1915)-N(3))-methyltransferase RlmH: MHKIALYSIGKKDAKYYEMIYEDLIKNAKKYATIKMENIFNKKINQAQKQQARQIYTQVLMPYLQDYTIALDPKGEELDSFAFAKVFEKYDKLSFFIGGAYGFEEDFLHKCDKVVSLSKLTMSHKVAKIVLLEQIFRALSIIHKHPYHK; this comes from the coding sequence ATGCATAAAATAGCTCTTTACTCCATCGGAAAAAAAGATGCAAAATATTATGAGATGATCTATGAAGATCTTATAAAAAATGCCAAAAAATATGCTACTATAAAAATGGAAAATATTTTTAATAAAAAAATCAATCAAGCGCAAAAACAGCAAGCACGTCAAATTTATACACAAGTTTTAATGCCCTATTTGCAAGATTATACCATTGCACTCGATCCAAAAGGAGAAGAGCTTGATAGTTTTGCATTTGCAAAAGTTTTTGAAAAGTATGATAAACTTTCCTTTTTTATAGGTGGTGCATATGGATTTGAAGAGGATTTTTTGCACAAGTGTGATAAAGTAGTGAGCCTTAGTAAATTGACGATGAGTCATAAAGTGGCAAAGATTGTGCTCTTAGAGCAGATATTTCGGGCTTTAAGTATTATACATAAACATCCATACCATA
- a CDS encoding thiamine phosphate synthase produces MKSDIYALCDMALLDQFGVGLEQYASLAAMYGCEIMQYRDKEGSFETKHENLKRLRKAWDGILLINDEIALARLCDGVHIGQEDLAKIVENFGAKTLAEAITILRKFIGAKIVGLSTHNEEEIAVANDLDLDYIGLGAYRASNTKDVSSVLGLKLSSLAKLSRHKVVAIGGIYLYEPIQDIWKRAVGRDFLIKALSYA; encoded by the coding sequence ATGAAGAGTGATATTTATGCCCTTTGTGATATGGCACTGCTGGATCAATTTGGTGTAGGTTTAGAGCAGTATGCCTCATTAGCTGCGATGTATGGATGTGAAATCATGCAGTATCGCGATAAAGAGGGATCTTTTGAAACTAAACATGAAAATCTCAAGCGGCTACGAAAAGCGTGGGATGGTATACTCCTTATCAATGATGAAATCGCATTGGCAAGGCTTTGTGATGGAGTACATATTGGCCAAGAGGATCTTGCAAAGATAGTAGAGAATTTTGGTGCAAAAACTTTAGCAGAAGCTATCACAATTCTTCGCAAATTTATAGGTGCAAAGATTGTAGGTCTCTCTACGCACAATGAAGAAGAGATAGCAGTTGCTAACGATTTAGATCTTGATTATATAGGTCTTGGGGCATATAGAGCAAGTAATACAAAAGATGTGAGCAGTGTACTTGGCCTCAAACTCTCTTCTTTAGCAAAACTTTCACGCCATAAAGTTGTAGCAATCGGAGGTATATATCTTTATGAGCCGATACAAGATATTTGGAAGAGAGCAGTCGGAAGAGATTTTCTTATCAAAGCTTTAAGTTATGCATAA
- the accD gene encoding acetyl-CoA carboxylase, carboxyltransferase subunit beta, translating into MGLSDLFKIRKSQPSKAEQPSHWIKCPKCNALMYYKEVQNRYNVCPKCGYHFRIGAKERIEILCDEGTFVEYDANLEPVDPLKFVDKKSYKKRIEEGKKKTGHPSSVISGECLIEGVPTQIAVFDFAFMGGSLGSVEGEKIVRAVNRAIQKRQPIVIVSASGGARMQESTFSLMQMSKTCAALAKLAEEGLPYISVLTDPTMGGVSASFAMIGDIIMAEPGALIGFAGQRVIKQTIGADLPEGFQRSEFLLEHGLIDMIVERPQMKKTIADLLRLLWQEEQQNVEPLIEQSDEE; encoded by the coding sequence ATGGGTCTGAGTGATCTATTTAAAATTCGCAAATCACAGCCAAGTAAGGCTGAGCAGCCTAGCCACTGGATAAAATGCCCTAAATGTAACGCTTTGATGTATTATAAAGAGGTACAAAACCGCTACAATGTCTGTCCAAAGTGTGGATACCATTTTCGTATCGGTGCAAAAGAGCGTATAGAGATCCTTTGCGATGAAGGGACATTTGTAGAGTATGACGCTAATTTGGAGCCTGTGGATCCACTTAAATTTGTAGATAAAAAGAGTTATAAAAAGCGCATCGAAGAGGGAAAAAAGAAGACGGGACATCCAAGTTCAGTAATAAGTGGTGAGTGTTTGATAGAGGGAGTTCCTACACAAATTGCCGTTTTTGATTTTGCTTTTATGGGTGGGAGTTTAGGCTCAGTTGAAGGTGAAAAGATCGTTCGTGCTGTTAATAGAGCTATCCAGAAGCGTCAGCCCATTGTAATTGTGAGTGCCAGTGGTGGTGCAAGAATGCAAGAAAGCACTTTTAGTCTTATGCAGATGAGTAAAACCTGTGCCGCGCTAGCAAAGTTGGCAGAAGAGGGATTGCCTTACATATCGGTTCTTACAGATCCTACTATGGGAGGAGTGAGTGCCTCTTTTGCAATGATTGGAGATATTATTATGGCAGAGCCTGGAGCATTGATAGGATTTGCAGGACAGCGCGTCATTAAACAGACAATTGGTGCAGATTTGCCAGAAGGATTTCAAAGAAGTGAGTTTTTGCTTGAGCATGGACTTATCGATATGATTGTAGAGCGTCCACAGATGAAAAAGACAATTGCGGATCTCTTGCGCCTTTTGTGGCAAGAGGAGCAGCAAAATGTAGAACCTCTCATAGAGCAAAGCGATGAAGAGTGA
- a CDS encoding inositol monophosphatase family protein — protein METLFEDVKKACQEVYQAVRFGMDENFYQYAGRGAGGDLSSNIDLFAEKIFIKYLAKYGKIISEEAGEIGEGEFTLIIDPIDGSDNLLSRFPYFGSSIALMKDGKTLFSFIVNYASGEFFVRDGSFYKKGSLLYEKLKDVQSNYHARVGLFEKAYANPNIVQGLKFAGLKFRSPGAVALSLAYARYVKFVIFVGEIRPYDVVAGLHQCEGLYTYKNDTIIVVSKEQEIFDKIYEIVIKD, from the coding sequence ATGGAAACACTTTTTGAAGATGTCAAAAAGGCATGCCAAGAAGTTTACCAGGCTGTACGCTTTGGTATGGATGAAAATTTCTATCAGTATGCCGGTCGTGGTGCAGGAGGAGATCTCTCAAGTAATATAGATCTCTTTGCAGAAAAGATTTTTATAAAATATCTGGCTAAATATGGGAAAATTATTTCAGAAGAAGCTGGTGAGATAGGAGAAGGGGAATTTACTCTCATTATAGACCCTATTGATGGGAGTGATAATCTTCTTTCTCGTTTTCCCTACTTTGGATCTTCTATTGCTCTTATGAAAGATGGAAAAACGCTTTTTTCTTTTATTGTCAATTATGCTTCAGGCGAGTTTTTTGTAAGAGATGGTAGTTTTTACAAAAAAGGCTCACTTCTTTATGAAAAATTAAAAGATGTACAGTCAAATTACCATGCAAGAGTAGGACTTTTTGAAAAAGCTTACGCTAATCCTAATATTGTACAAGGACTCAAATTTGCAGGACTTAAATTTCGTAGTCCTGGTGCTGTTGCACTCTCTTTGGCTTATGCTCGGTATGTCAAATTTGTAATTTTTGTAGGAGAGATTCGCCCCTATGATGTGGTAGCGGGTTTGCATCAGTGTGAAGGCCTCTACACATATAAAAATGATACAATAATAGTAGTGAGCAAAGAGCAAGAGATTTTTGACAAAATTTATGAAATTGTCATAAAGGACTAG
- a CDS encoding glutamate synthase subunit beta, translated as MQNFIFNERIEPKKRAVNERIKDFREIYEIYNPNEAATQADRCVQCGDPYCHNACPLHNFIPHWLKTVAEKDLELAFKISNESSPFPEIMGRVCPQDRLCEGACTLNEGYGAITIGAIETFISEEGFKKGMRPDFCSKKTDKKVAIIGSGPAGLSCATYLLRAGIEPHVFERADRAGGLLTYGIPNFKLDKKVIQRRIDWLIEAGMKLNLNVEVGKSLEFEELLENYDAIFIGIGATKPRRAGIEGENAIGAMMAMDFLTNIQRKIFGDSYDKDKEVKDKRVVVIGGGDTAMDCVRTSIREGAAKAICAYRRDAASMPGSRKEVKNAQEEGAEFIYNVAPTKILTDEENKVIGVEFVKTISTTTKDGKRKLEVIKNSEFTIDADVVIFALGFENTPLEFLAKHGIETNDWGAIKINKNYETTKPGVYAGGDCYRGAHLVVTASYDGREAAKAIARKLLD; from the coding sequence ATGCAAAATTTTATTTTCAATGAGAGAATCGAGCCAAAAAAGAGAGCTGTTAATGAGCGTATAAAAGATTTTAGAGAGATTTATGAGATATACAATCCCAATGAGGCAGCAACACAAGCAGATCGCTGTGTGCAGTGCGGGGATCCATATTGCCATAATGCTTGTCCACTGCACAACTTTATTCCTCATTGGCTTAAAACCGTGGCAGAAAAAGATCTCGAGCTAGCATTTAAAATTAGCAATGAATCATCACCTTTTCCAGAAATTATGGGAAGAGTATGCCCGCAAGATAGACTTTGTGAGGGTGCGTGTACCCTCAATGAGGGGTATGGTGCAATTACAATTGGTGCAATTGAGACTTTTATCAGTGAAGAGGGATTTAAAAAAGGGATGCGCCCCGATTTTTGTAGCAAAAAGACAGATAAAAAGGTAGCGATTATAGGAAGTGGCCCTGCTGGACTTAGCTGTGCTACCTATCTTTTAAGAGCTGGGATTGAGCCGCATGTTTTTGAAAGAGCTGATAGAGCTGGAGGACTTTTGACATATGGTATTCCAAACTTTAAACTCGATAAAAAGGTAATCCAGCGCCGTATTGATTGGCTTATAGAAGCTGGCATGAAACTCAATCTCAATGTGGAAGTTGGAAAAAGTTTAGAGTTTGAAGAGCTTTTGGAAAACTATGATGCAATCTTTATTGGAATAGGTGCAACGAAACCAAGACGTGCTGGTATAGAGGGAGAAAATGCTATAGGCGCTATGATGGCGATGGATTTTCTCACAAATATTCAAAGAAAAATATTTGGTGATAGTTATGATAAAGATAAAGAGGTTAAAGATAAAAGAGTTGTTGTCATAGGTGGTGGTGATACTGCAATGGACTGTGTGCGTACAAGTATTAGAGAGGGAGCTGCTAAAGCAATCTGTGCATACAGACGTGATGCTGCGAGCATGCCAGGAAGCCGTAAAGAAGTGAAAAATGCCCAAGAAGAGGGCGCAGAGTTTATCTATAATGTTGCTCCAACAAAAATTCTTACAGATGAAGAGAATAAGGTAATTGGCGTTGAGTTTGTAAAAACTATCTCTACTACAACAAAAGATGGTAAGCGTAAATTAGAGGTAATTAAAAATAGCGAGTTTACTATCGATGCAGATGTGGTGATATTTGCTCTTGGTTTTGAAAATACCCCACTAGAGTTTTTAGCAAAACATGGTATTGAGACAAATGATTGGGGAGCAATCAAAATCAATAAAAATTATGAAACAACAAAACCTGGTGTCTATGCAGGTGGAGACTGCTATAGAGGTGCACATCTTGTAGTGACTGCGTCGTATGATGGAAGAGAGGCTGCAAAAGCAATTGCGAGAAAACTACTTGACTAA
- the gltB gene encoding glutamate synthase large subunit → MDLLTSYKDNCGFGLLASIDNRPSHQNVNDAIKSLERMMHRGAIAADGKSGDGSGLLFSMPHKFFRKIAEKEDFVLPQTYAVAMVFYKNEENLEVFKEFCLKNDLRILYIRNVPINTDALGELAKQTLPNIVQIFVAPNSLIATKRFDALLYLTRREIEKALVEDEDFYIPSFSRTTIAYKGLVMPTYIKTFYPDLQDEDFEASFALFHQRFSTNTLPKWKLAQPFRMIAHNGEINSVTANRYNVYAKCESLKSEIFSDEELQKILPPLEPEASDSKSLDNFFEFLIVNGVEFFKAARALIPAPWQNAPHMDAELRAFYEYTSTCFEAWDGPAAVSLTDGRYIGCVLDRNGLRPAKYIITKDKRLIIASEYGILGVPEENIIERGRLQSGEMIALDLKYGVILKNEDINDYLKNSNPYSEWLNENMVYLQEHIETPFSNIDEYKIDDIIHKQRYYHITHELIEQVIEPMIKEGKEAVGSMGDDTPMAAFSSKQRNFTDFFKQKFAQVTNPPIDPIREKIVMSLNTGFGEIHNILDEDPDHAIRLKAVSPILIKEKMDVLLSYGDPKHPRYKECFKNRFFSTAFEKDLKASLESLTDEVIRSVKEEGVRIIMLDDRELSPHKKTIPMAMLIGRLNKKLLDAGVRHLVSIVAITGEVHDSHSAAVMIAYGASAVYPYLLFATVYERLKKQDLSPFELRNRFKNVINALNGGFLKIMSKMGISTIASYRNSALFDVLGLSEEMVQECFAGSHCLVHGLDYEDIEKRLDEYHKNAYEIDLEKHIFPLDLGGYYKYIDGSEYHDFNPNVVNKIHEVSITGNWDDYKELKNMIEGREFKFIRDFFEFQSDRKPVSLDEVEPVENIFKRFDSAAMSLGSISPEAHECIAEAMNRIGAKSNSGEGGEDESRFGTIKNSKIKQVASGRFGVTPAYLRSAEEIQIKIAQGAKPGEGGQLPGHKVTALIAKLRHTMPGVTLISPPPHHDIYSIEDLAQLIFDLKQVNPDAKVAVKLVSTAGVGTIATGVAKAYADKIIISGGDGGTGAAPLTSIKFAGNPWELGLTEAHNALKANHLREFVELQTDGGLKTGLDIVKAAIMGAESYAFGTGVLTIIGCKILRVCHLNRCTVGIATQNEFLREHYVGTVDRLINYFTLIAEDVRKILAELGYTKLEDVIGRTDLLKVVDNEFAKKFDFSSVLMRLDGVDTCQVPSNEPFDSNEFEKEILKEVYPAIENPKQSIIINKKICNVNRSFGARISGEIAKYYGDAGLKEDAIRINLEGVAGQSLGAFLINGVTINVTGAANDYVGKGMHGGKIIITSKYPQQRFSLAGNTCLYGATGGTLFVAGEVGERFAVRNSGALAVVEGTGDHACEYMTGGIVVILGKTGINFGAGMTGGLAFVYDEDHTFIEKINQELIEARRIDIDEFDEARHYLKKLLQSYYDETGSQKAKEILDNFRMEIRDFWMVRPKELRKVPLNLEEGE, encoded by the coding sequence ATGGATCTTCTAACAAGTTACAAAGATAATTGTGGATTTGGGTTACTAGCAAGCATCGATAATAGACCGTCTCATCAAAATGTTAACGATGCAATCAAATCTCTTGAGCGCATGATGCACCGTGGTGCAATTGCAGCAGATGGCAAGAGTGGAGACGGAAGTGGTCTTCTCTTTTCTATGCCACACAAATTTTTTAGAAAAATAGCTGAAAAAGAGGATTTTGTCCTTCCGCAAACCTATGCTGTTGCTATGGTGTTTTATAAAAATGAAGAGAATTTAGAAGTTTTTAAAGAGTTTTGTCTTAAAAATGATTTACGTATCTTATATATCCGCAATGTACCAATTAATACCGATGCACTTGGGGAACTAGCCAAACAGACACTCCCTAATATTGTACAGATTTTTGTAGCACCAAACTCACTGATTGCTACAAAAAGATTTGATGCGCTTTTGTATCTTACACGAAGAGAGATAGAAAAGGCGCTAGTTGAAGATGAAGATTTTTACATTCCAAGTTTTTCACGTACGACAATTGCCTACAAAGGCCTCGTTATGCCTACATATATTAAGACTTTCTATCCAGATTTGCAAGATGAGGATTTTGAAGCAAGTTTTGCACTTTTTCACCAAAGATTTTCAACCAACACACTACCAAAATGGAAGCTTGCACAGCCTTTTCGTATGATTGCCCATAACGGTGAGATTAACTCTGTTACTGCCAATAGATATAATGTATATGCAAAGTGTGAATCGCTAAAGAGTGAAATATTTAGCGATGAAGAGTTGCAAAAGATTCTTCCACCACTAGAACCTGAAGCGAGCGATAGTAAGAGTCTAGATAATTTTTTTGAGTTTTTAATCGTTAATGGTGTAGAGTTTTTCAAAGCTGCCAGAGCCCTCATTCCTGCTCCATGGCAAAATGCTCCTCACATGGATGCAGAGCTACGAGCATTTTATGAGTATACAAGTACATGTTTTGAAGCGTGGGATGGTCCTGCAGCTGTGAGTCTTACAGATGGGCGCTACATTGGATGTGTGCTCGATCGAAATGGATTGCGTCCAGCAAAATATATCATCACAAAAGACAAACGCCTCATAATTGCAAGCGAATATGGAATTTTGGGAGTACCTGAAGAGAATATTATAGAGCGTGGAAGACTGCAAAGTGGAGAGATGATTGCGCTCGACCTTAAATATGGAGTTATTCTCAAAAATGAAGATATTAATGATTATCTCAAAAACTCTAATCCATACAGCGAATGGCTCAATGAAAATATGGTCTATTTGCAAGAGCATATCGAAACACCATTTAGCAATATTGATGAGTATAAAATTGATGATATTATCCATAAACAGCGCTACTACCATATTACGCATGAATTGATAGAGCAAGTGATTGAACCAATGATAAAAGAGGGTAAAGAGGCTGTAGGAAGCATGGGTGATGATACGCCTATGGCAGCTTTTAGCTCAAAACAGCGTAATTTTACCGATTTTTTTAAGCAAAAATTTGCTCAAGTAACTAATCCGCCAATAGATCCTATTCGTGAAAAGATAGTAATGAGCCTCAATACAGGTTTTGGAGAGATTCACAATATTTTAGATGAAGATCCCGATCATGCCATAAGACTCAAAGCTGTCTCTCCAATTCTTATTAAAGAGAAAATGGATGTGTTGCTCTCGTATGGGGATCCAAAACATCCACGCTACAAAGAGTGTTTTAAAAATAGATTTTTCTCTACTGCTTTTGAAAAAGACCTCAAAGCGTCATTAGAGAGTTTAACAGATGAGGTTATTAGAAGCGTAAAAGAAGAGGGCGTGCGTATTATTATGCTCGATGATAGAGAGCTTAGCCCTCATAAGAAGACAATACCCATGGCGATGCTTATAGGACGCTTAAATAAAAAGCTCCTTGATGCAGGTGTACGCCATCTTGTTTCAATTGTGGCAATTACAGGTGAAGTGCATGATTCTCATTCAGCTGCTGTAATGATTGCATATGGTGCAAGTGCGGTTTATCCGTATCTTCTCTTTGCAACAGTCTATGAAAGACTCAAGAAACAGGATTTAAGTCCTTTTGAGTTGAGAAACAGATTTAAAAATGTTATCAATGCTCTCAATGGTGGATTTTTGAAAATTATGTCTAAAATGGGGATCTCTACTATTGCTTCATACAGAAACTCTGCCCTCTTTGATGTTTTAGGACTGAGCGAAGAGATGGTGCAAGAGTGCTTTGCTGGAAGCCATTGCCTTGTGCATGGTCTTGATTATGAAGATATTGAGAAGAGATTGGATGAGTACCATAAAAACGCATATGAGATAGATCTTGAAAAACATATCTTTCCACTCGATTTAGGAGGATACTATAAGTATATTGATGGGAGTGAGTATCACGATTTTAATCCAAATGTAGTCAATAAGATACATGAAGTCTCTATCACAGGTAATTGGGATGATTATAAAGAGCTAAAAAATATGATAGAGGGGAGAGAATTTAAATTCATTCGCGACTTTTTTGAATTTCAAAGTGATAGAAAACCTGTTTCCCTTGATGAAGTAGAGCCAGTTGAAAATATTTTTAAACGCTTCGATTCTGCTGCAATGAGTCTTGGTTCTATCAGTCCTGAAGCACATGAGTGTATAGCTGAAGCAATGAATAGAATCGGCGCAAAGAGTAACTCTGGCGAGGGCGGCGAAGATGAGAGCCGTTTTGGAACAATCAAAAATTCAAAAATTAAACAGGTAGCTAGTGGCCGTTTTGGTGTTACTCCAGCCTATTTGCGCAGTGCTGAAGAGATTCAGATAAAAATAGCACAAGGTGCAAAACCTGGTGAGGGTGGACAGCTTCCAGGACATAAAGTAACAGCTCTCATTGCTAAACTTCGCCATACTATGCCGGGAGTCACACTTATTTCTCCTCCGCCACACCATGATATCTACTCTATCGAAGATCTTGCACAGCTTATTTTTGATCTCAAGCAGGTCAATCCTGATGCAAAAGTAGCAGTAAAACTTGTTTCAACTGCTGGAGTGGGAACGATTGCAACAGGTGTTGCAAAAGCGTATGCTGATAAGATAATTATTAGTGGTGGAGATGGAGGTACAGGTGCTGCGCCTCTCACATCTATAAAATTTGCAGGAAACCCATGGGAGCTAGGACTCACAGAAGCGCACAATGCTCTTAAAGCTAACCATTTGCGAGAATTTGTAGAGCTCCAAACTGATGGTGGGCTCAAAACTGGACTTGATATTGTAAAAGCAGCAATTATGGGAGCAGAGAGCTACGCATTTGGTACAGGAGTGCTTACAATTATTGGATGTAAAATTTTGCGTGTGTGCCATCTCAATAGATGTACCGTGGGAATTGCAACGCAAAATGAGTTTTTGCGTGAGCACTATGTAGGCACTGTTGATAGACTTATTAACTATTTTACACTCATTGCTGAAGATGTGCGCAAAATTTTGGCTGAGCTTGGCTATACAAAACTTGAAGATGTGATTGGGCGAACAGATCTTTTGAAAGTGGTTGACAATGAGTTTGCTAAGAAGTTTGATTTTAGCTCTGTGTTGATGCGCCTTGATGGCGTTGATACGTGCCAAGTGCCATCAAATGAGCCTTTTGATAGTAACGAGTTTGAAAAAGAGATCCTCAAAGAGGTCTATCCAGCTATTGAAAATCCAAAGCAAAGCATTATTATTAATAAAAAGATCTGCAATGTGAATAGAAGTTTTGGTGCACGTATTAGCGGAGAGATTGCAAAATATTATGGGGATGCTGGCCTCAAAGAGGATGCTATTCGCATCAATCTTGAAGGGGTTGCAGGACAGAGCCTCGGTGCATTTCTCATTAATGGTGTTACTATCAATGTGACAGGAGCTGCGAACGACTATGTGGGCAAAGGAATGCATGGGGGTAAAATCATAATTACCTCTAAATATCCGCAGCAACGATTTAGTCTTGCTGGAAATACCTGCCTCTATGGTGCAACAGGTGGAACGCTCTTTGTAGCTGGTGAAGTGGGTGAGAGATTTGCAGTACGTAACTCCGGTGCTCTTGCAGTAGTAGAAGGTACTGGGGATCATGCCTGTGAATATATGACAGGTGGTATTGTAGTAATACTTGGAAAGACCGGAATAAACTTTGGTGCAGGTATGACAGGGGGACTAGCATTTGTTTACGATGAAGATCATACATTTATTGAAAAAATCAACCAAGAGTTGATTGAAGCAAGACGTATAGACATAGATGAGTTTGACGAAGCGCGTCACTATCTTAAAAAACTCTTGCAATCATACTATGATGAGACAGGCAGCCAAAAAGCAAAAGAGATTTTGGATAATTTTAGAATGGAGATTAGAGACTTTTGGATGGTACGACCGAAGGAATTAAGAAAAGTTCCTTTGAACCTAGAGGAAGGGGAATAA
- the efp gene encoding elongation factor P: MAYSMNDLKKGLRIELGGVPYRIVEYQHVKPGKGAAYVRTKIKSLIDGRVLEKTFHAGDKAEKPDLEEKEMQYLYDDGENMHFMDTSTYEQIALTHDQVGDDNIKYMKDGMNVKILFHNGKAISVEIPQVVELEVTETAPAFKGDTATGGRKPATLETGAVVQVPFHILTGDVIKVDTIEGKYLEKVK; encoded by the coding sequence ATGGCATATAGTATGAACGATCTAAAAAAAGGACTACGCATAGAGCTTGGTGGAGTACCTTACAGAATTGTAGAGTATCAGCATGTGAAGCCTGGTAAAGGTGCAGCGTATGTGCGTACTAAAATTAAGTCGTTAATAGATGGAAGAGTTTTGGAAAAGACTTTTCATGCAGGAGATAAGGCAGAAAAGCCAGATTTAGAAGAAAAAGAGATGCAATATCTCTATGATGATGGCGAAAATATGCATTTTATGGATACTTCTACATATGAGCAGATAGCTTTGACACATGATCAAGTAGGAGATGACAATATCAAATATATGAAAGATGGAATGAATGTGAAGATTCTCTTTCATAATGGTAAAGCGATTTCAGTAGAAATTCCACAAGTAGTTGAACTTGAAGTGACTGAAACAGCTCCAGCCTTTAAAGGTGATACTGCTACAGGTGGCCGCAAACCTGCAACGCTTGAGACAGGCGCTGTTGTCCAAGTACCTTTCCATATTCTCACCGGTGATGTAATCAAAGTTGATACGATCGAAGGTAAATATCTAGAAAAAGTAAAGTAA
- a CDS encoding DUF2905 family protein, with product MVDFGKVLIFIGITLIVVGLFIQFIGRLPGDIYIKKDNFTFYFPITTSIVLSIVLSLLLYLFSRFFR from the coding sequence ATAGTGGATTTTGGAAAGGTCTTAATATTTATAGGAATAACCCTTATCGTTGTTGGTCTCTTTATACAATTTATCGGGCGCTTGCCCGGTGATATCTATATCAAGAAAGATAATTTTACTTTCTATTTTCCTATTACTACCTCGATAGTACTGAGCATTGTTCTATCACTGCTTTTATATCTCTTTTCAAGATTTTTTCGATAA